The DNA sequence TGTAATAGTAAGTGTCAGGAAAAAGGTAACCTTCAAGGGATGGGGATTGGATGTTAAGTTCTTTTAAAAAATTTTTGTCTTTTGCGAGTTTCAAAAAATCCTCTTTCTTTATATTTAGGTTCTCTTCGAGCATCCTTGCGCACTGAAAGATATCAGAACCCTCAATTATCTTCACGACGTATATCTTTCTTTTGCCCTTCCTCATCATATCTATGATCTTTAATATGGACATGTCCTTTGAGAACTCGTATTCTCCAGCAAAAAGTCTCTTCCCAAAAAGAAAAGATGCAAAGAAAAATAGGTACTTTGAGTTTATAAGCTCCTTCTCCTCTAGAAGCTTTGCGATATCGTAAACTCCAAGTCCCATTCTCAAAACTACTGTCACTTTATCATCTTCATTTAAACTTGAAGGAACGCTAATTAAAGCGAAGAAGAAAATTAGAATTGAAAGGCCAAAAAAAAGGGATGCGATCCTAATGTCTCTGGATACGTGCATCTAGGTATCCCTGGAGGATTATCTGGGCAGCAATCGTATCTATGTATCTTTTTCTCTTTCTGTGGTTTATGCCTTTAAGGTCCATTACCCTATGGGCTTCGTTCGTTGTAAACCTCTCATCCCAAAATACGATTGGAGCCTTGCACTTCTCTTCTATTTTTTTTGCGAAGACCTCTATATCTTTTCCTTTTTGCGAGATCCTCCCCTTCATATCCTTTGGGATCCCAACTACAATTTCAAAAACCCCGTATTCTTTTACAATTTTTTCGATCTCTTCTAAGTCCTCTTTTTCTCCTTTCCTTTCGTAAGTGTATAGACCAAGAGCGAC is a window from the Thermodesulfobacteriota bacterium genome containing:
- the ruvX gene encoding Holliday junction resolvase RuvX — encoded protein: MRILAIDVGEKRIGFAISDSSLSVALGLYTYERKGEKEDLEEIEKIVKEYGVFEIVVGIPKDMKGRISQKGKDIEVFAKKIEEKCKAPIVFWDERFTTNEAHRVMDLKGINHRKRKRYIDTIAAQIILQGYLDARIQRH